DNA sequence from the Littorina saxatilis isolate snail1 linkage group LG9, US_GU_Lsax_2.0, whole genome shotgun sequence genome:
tcattttcgtttCGGACAAGAGCACAATATATATTAAAATGTTGTAAACAGAAATATGAAAGGATTTGCACTGCCGTAAGGTAGTTGCCTGGCTGTTGTCCCTTGAACGTAATTAATTCTAATCATGCAGTCAAAAACATGCCTCCCAAAACGACTAAATAAGACTGAAATCAAGTTTTATGAGTATGACTGGTTTTTTGATTTATCTCCACCTTTTTCAACCAGAAATGGGTCAATCCAAGTCTGTGCAACCTAAACGCTTATAGTCCTACACAGGGAATCTGCAGCTAAATAATTGAGTTTATGTGTCTATTTAATAAGAAGATGGTCTGCTTAATTTGTGGGGTATTCCTAATGAAAATAATCTTTCTCACTTCCTTCACTTCGCTATTTTCTCGCAAAGATGGAGGCTAACCGGAAGTCGAACTTGATTTGTGGGTATGTCTTTTTGCCATAACCAGTCGAAAACCCAATCAACAAGACTACCTCATGTTATATTGTATTTGAGCACATATTATCCAAATTCGGTCGATAACGCTTTGCATCAgaacattcacagatatttaaAAGCAACAttatcaacaacaaacacagcTACTGAGAAGGAAGATTGCAACAAACCCGAAACAAGTTTATTTTAGGAGAGTTAGGAATTAAGTCAAACAATCTTTAAGTATTCTGAGAGTTACTGCCCTTTACAACAACTTCTCAGCCTGACAAAAACACGTGCACCTTGTTTACCACTAAAACGCGAAAGATTATCTGCTGTCATGGATAGCACGGAGAAGGTGGAGAGCGCCGACATCCCAAGGGGGAAACCAAAGTCTGGGCGTGTCTGGAAAAAGTTGAAAACTACCAGGTACTTGAGTACATCTTTGATTACTCAGTTTATGGAcctaaaataaaatgaaattttttgttgtttatttattatttgttttttattcttgattttaaAACGCTAGcattatatatataacaaaatcaaggaaaagaaaagccaaacaaagaatttcaagtggcagcccaaattttcgacctgttgccaggccttcctcggGTTATATGTTTCGGATTTTGTATCATTAAATTGTTTTGTCTaatttgtgtttgaaaatgttaaGTTAGTGTTTCAGCACTAACATATATTATGACTCTTAGTCTTAGTCTTATGAGATGGTACATTATCCCAGCAAAGCTGGCAAGGTGTCCAAAATACAACATACTGATAGAGATTAAAATTAAACTTCTTCTGAACTTCTTGCCAAGATGTATAAGAGGGAATCAAACTTTATTCCTTGTCAGAGACTAAAGCTTAGGGTCGAAGTTCCCAGGATAAtgttgttttacgccctcacggtgaaatcattaggggcatgttcccgggtgttaccccgactttagatgagatacacaggtgtgactgtgagcatgtttaggtgtaaaaaaaaaatgtaatcagccacctgcacttatgaaAGAAAgaccaaggtcttttatgtgccactgTAGTGACGtggggatgggacatggatacagtctctgagtctgcacattaaCTTTTCCCGGCCTGGATATGAACCCCTGACCCTAGAGGGATCAcagcccctctctctcccttttagtGTAGTTAAGTTTTATGTGTGTAAATCACtaaatgtgtgtgttgggggggggggggggggcatgattATGTGAATATTACAAAGCCAGTGAGGTATTCTACACGTTACTTGTGTGTtaatgtgagtgtgtatgtatctgtctgatctccctttctctctgtacatgtctgtgtgtctttctctgtctctctcccactgtcttcccccccccccccccccccccaacacacacattaatttgtaagcctccaagctgaaatgcaataccaaagttcgggcgtcgtcgaagactacttgaccaaaatttcaaccaatttggtttaaaaatgagagcgtgacagtgccgcctcaactttcacgaaaagccggatatgacgtcatcaaagacatttatcaaaaaaatgaaacaaacgtccggaggtaccatactcaggatctctcatgtcaagtttcatgaagatcggtccagtagttttctctgaatcgctctacagacatacacacatacaccacgaccctcgtctcgattcctccctctacgttaaaacatttagtcaaaacttgactaaatgtaaaaagaacaggGGGGCCATATGGCAGAGTATCTGAAGACAACAGGTGGTCAGACTCAGAACAGTAATCTCACTGCATCTCTGTTCTTATTTTTCCAGGTTTTCTGATAATACAAGAGTGAAGAGCCAGAAGACGTCCTGGGCAGTGAAGATGAAGAGGAAGGAAGAGGACAAGGCAGCAAAAGCAATACAACAGCGATTGATCGATGAAAAGAAAGCCAAGAAggaggtacaaatacaatggaaCCTCCTTTTTCAAGTGGCATTAAAGTgcaaaaattgttttttcttttgaacCCAACAACTCCCATTCAGCCAGGAATGGCCAAATTGTCCGCCcaatcgccaggggcgagtataGTAACAAATCCACCGGGCTACTAGAAACCCCCTGgaaactcgcccggctggcctgAGTTACCATTCCAGTCCAATGCAACACTTTCGGTTGTAATATGGAATTTCAAAGCcgtaaacactgcagatgcagcaactgtgaTATGTACCGGATCAGCAAAATTTCTGGCGGGcgagtgactttcttgaagatactccgcccggctggcgagttgaaattgtgagatttggccatccctgtcaGCACTGGCAACTTTCAGGCTGTTGAttactattagggtttaacgtcctcttagaccaacaggtctatattgggacaggtattggtaatacgctgaagatatggtgtgatactttgattcgaacaagcccgctgtggctgtcttcttcgacacaccagcattgggtttgtctcgtcaaagtatcgaaatacgatcatgataatcagagacaagagatgatgcatgcgtgtcttcgtgttttccaagccctgagactttcgctgtgaacgtgggatctttttcgtgcgcatgtgtgcacacgggggtgttcggacaccgaagagagtctgcacaaagttgactccgagaaataaatctctcgccgaacatggggatcgaacccacgctgatagcgaccaactggctacaaagccagcgtgctaacaactgagctacgtccccgcccaacTTTCAGGCTGTGGATTATTGGCCGGTTATAAGACTGTGAGCCAAACTGATTTCATGGgaaagactgtgccttttaGAATTGTGTGTACAATTGTATTCACTACTTTTAGGTGGTGGCATAATATATAGTGGACCTGATTTCTTATTAATTAGTCACAGTCAGAATTTGCCGATTACTTCTGATTTATCGATTACTTTTTAAACCCAGATTTGATCCTGCATCTGTTGAAAATTCAAAAGTAGTCTAGGTGTACATGGTACTAAGGTACGTGTATTACTACACTGTTGTTCTCTTTTGCAGGCTCTCAAAATGAGGCGTGAGCAGAATGCCAAAAACAGATTGGAGAATGAGAGAAAATCTGAAATTGTTCAACCCGTAAGTCTGTTGTCCTCTCTTGCACTTTGGtctgtttgtgtgggtgtgtctttttctctctcctcatACCCGAGTAGTATGCCCCTGTAACAGGAGAATAGCAAGAACTCTACAAATCGTCAGAATTCAGGAGAATATGTTAGTGTTTTGTACTAATCGTCTTTCAGTTTAGGCGTTATTTGCCCAGCTTGCAGATGATAACTCATcagatttttaaaaatttgtCTACAGTATAATCAATGGGAGTAAGACACCATTTTTCTCTTCATCTCCCAGGCTTAGTGTTTTTTGTAGGCATTAtcttgcacacaaaaaaaagtgtgACAACAAAAATGGAATTGATAGGCTTGTCTATAAAACCACTAAAGTTTATGCTTAATAAAATTAAATTTGATTGAATCCTGCTTTTGTTTCAGATCAAGAACACTCGTAAGATCAAGAAGATGAAAAAGAAAACTCTCCGCAAGATAGAGAAGAGATGATGCATCATGTTCTTGTATTGTGCTAAGTGTTTGTGACAGTGCTGGGTGTGTAAGGGATTATGGAATGAATGCAATAAAAGGCATGAAAATATCCAGAAATGTGTATGTCGTGTAAAGTGTGGTTGAATTCCTGACAGCAAAGCAATACTTTTAGTGCTTTCATGACAACTAAGAACACTTAGATAAAGCAGGGGACATAATCTCATTCAAATCTCATTCACCGACTCCACAGTGCTACCTCCCTGGTCACAATTCATGTCATAATTATGC
Encoded proteins:
- the LOC138975316 gene encoding coiled-coil domain-containing protein 86-like; translated protein: MDSTEKVESADIPRGKPKSGRVWKKLKTTRFSDNTRVKSQKTSWAVKMKRKEEDKAAKAIQQRLIDEKKAKKEALKMRREQNAKNRLENERKSEIVQPIKNTRKIKKMKKKTLRKIEKR